The window GTCGTCCAGCGCCTGCCTGAGCCTCCCCCGGTCCCCGACGGCCGTGACCTTGTACGGAGGCGAGTAGACCCGGCCCTGCAGGATCAGGGTGTTGCCGACGCAGCGCACCGCGCTCGTGGAGATCAGGCGCTGGTCCATCACCCGGATCCCCTTCGCGCCGCCCTGCCAGAGGGCGTTGACCACGGCCTGGAGGTCCTGCTGGTGGATGACCAGGTCGTTCGGCTGCGGGTCGGGATATCCCGGGTTGGCCGTGGCGTTGGGCGGCGCGTCGTTCAGCGTCACCGAAAGCGCCTCCCCGGTGACCGCCGTGGTGCCCGCGGCCTTCTCCAGGGCGTCCAGTTCGGCGTCCTGGGCGCGGGTGCGTCCGTCGTCCCGACGGGCGAGGGTGTCGATGTCCGCGCGGACGGATGCGGTCGATTCGTCCAGTTCCGCGTTCT is drawn from Streptomyces sp. NBC_00178 and contains these coding sequences:
- a CDS encoding DUF881 domain-containing protein translates to MSNSDDSPRGPARRISRRPVQGLTAAVFALAGLIFVTSANAAKGTDIRTDSSLLKLSDLIQQRSEKNAELDESTASVRADIDTLARRDDGRTRAQDAELDALEKAAGTTAVTGEALSVTLNDAPPNATANPGYPDPQPNDLVIHQQDLQAVVNALWQGGAKGIRVMDQRLISTSAVRCVGNTLILQGRVYSPPYKVTAVGDRGRLRQALDDSTAIQNYQLYVKAYGLGWKVEESDRLTLPGYAGTVDLHYAQPVR